TGGAACAGGTCGGAACAGCCGCAGAGATTTATGACCAACCAGCAACCCCGTTTGTGATGAGTTTCGTTGGCCCGGTGAATGTTCTACCGAGTAATGCTGGCATTTTTCGCTCATCAAACTTGGAGCCACCAACTTCTGATGTGTTTTTGCGTCCCCACGATGTCGCGATCCAAACTCTGCCTGAAGAAAATGCTGCCCCAGCCAAGATCAACCGCATTGTGCATCTAGGTTGGGAAGTTCAAGTTGAGTTGCGTTTTAAGGATGGTCAGGAAGTGACAGCCTATCTAACGCGCGATCGCCTGAACCAGTTGCAGCTGAAACCACAGCAGCGAGTTTATGTCAAACCCCAACACGCCAAGACCTTCCCCGCATACTCATTAACTTGAGCAATTAGGTAGTAACAACGTTACTGCTGGGTGCTGCAATTACTCAGGCACCATAGAACTCATGGGGTTGAGAGGCGTCGTAAAGACGAAATAAATCACTCCAGCTCCCAGCAGTGTAACGGCGAGGCTGAAAACTATCACCCAACGGTCTGTTGGTTCGTAAGTGTCCTCATCGATGGCGTCGCGGATAGCGAAGTAATGCCAAGAAGACAGTAACACCGTCACTAGACCCACCAAAGAGAACAGTAAACCTAACTTCCAGCCATTGCCTGGACGGTGTACCTGGGGCGGAAAGAAGTTGCGAAGACGGACGATGACGACGCCAAAACCCATCAAAGCGATCGCTGTCCGCATCCAAGCCAGATAGGTGCGCTCGTTCGCCAAGTGATCTCGCACCCGTGAGGAGTTCTGCCGCCCTTTACTCTGTGTATTGCTCATCTCTGACCCTCCATACAAGCACGGTAGAGTTAGCGACGCAGCAAATACTGCAACCCGATGACCAATAGCAACAAGCCGTAGAGCTTCTTCATTGTGTCGCCACTGGTGAATAAGAACATAAACGGCTGATTCACCAACAATGCTCCCAGGAGATTGCCCACCACCAGACCAATCGCAATAATCAAAGCATATTGAATACTCAGGTTGTTGTTGCGATAGTAGACGATCGCCCCTAGGATGCCAATCGGCAATATCTGAGCCGCAATCGATGTACCCGTGGCAATCTTTTGATCCAATCCCAATAACCAGACCATCGCTGGAACCATAATTGACCCACCGCCGATGCCAAATAGACCCCCAGCGAGTCCGGCAATCAACCCAATTAACAGGAGCAGAAGCAGTAGCGTAGACATAATACTTATCGGTGCTGCTGAAAAGGTAATGCTATTTATAGACTAAAAGAATTGACCTGTCTCACCCTTGTCTAAGATGAAGTGCCCAAAGTGTAACGCAACTGAGATATCTAAGAACGGTCACCGTAAAGGTAGGCAGTGCTACAAATGCAAGCACTGTGGTCGCCAGTTCCTCGACCATTACCGGCCTTGGCAGTATTCCAACGATGTCAAGCAACTGTGTCTGAAAATGTACCTCAATGGCATGGGGCTACGAGGAATTGAGCGAGTAACAGAGATTCACCACACAACCATCCTGCATTGGGTTCGAGAAGCCGGATTGTCACTACCGGAAGCCCCAGAGCCGGAGGAGATTCCCGAAGTCACCGCTCTTGACGAACTACAAACCTTTGTGGGCAACAAGCAAAACAAGCTATGGATTTGGACTGCTGTTAATCACAAGCAGACAGGTATCTTGGCTTGGAGAATCGGAGATCGCAGTGCAGAGACCTTCAAGCCTTTATGGTGGATTGTCAAAGGTTGGCAATCCTTCTTTTATGTCACCGATGGTTGGTCGGTGTACCCGATGTTTATTCAGGATGGAGACCATATCGTTAGCAAGATATATATGACCAGGGTCGAAGGCGAAAACACAAGGCTGCGCCATTATTTAGCTCGACTACATCGCAAAACCTTGTGCTACTCCAAGTCGGTTGAGATGTTGAAGTGTTCGCTGCGGTTACTGCTGCACTATTTGAAGTATCGAACGGTTCCTCTGCCTGCCTAAAACATTACCTTTTCAGCAACGCCTACTTATCTTTTTCTCTTTCGCTCCAGTTAAATTTCGTAGTGCCAGAACGGCTGTTGCTCTTGCAGAACAATGAAGCGGTGAGGCAGGCGCTGAATGATTCCCCGCTTCTCAAATTCATTGAGCAGTCGCGTCACCGTGACTCTGGTGGCACCAATGAGTTCGGCAATTTCCTGATGCGTCAAACGCAAATCAATCTGTTTTCCTTGCTCGATTTCACGACCAAACCTTTTTGCCAGCCAAGTCAACAGTCGCAGGAGCGAAGCGTCCACCGATTTGCAATGCAGAATCTCTATGAATTCTTGAAATTGCTGAATATGCAGAATCATCGACTCGGTGGCTTCTTGACACTTGCTCACCGGCAGAATTTTTGCCTCTACCAGGGTTAGGCATTCAATTTGATACGGGTCAGCCTTGGATAGAACTCTGCCAACAATATCTCCTGGCCCCCATAAACCGAGCGTAATGGTTGTGCCGTCTTCGAGCCAGGTCAAGGTGCGAACGACCCCAGTCTCGATTCTCCATAGATAATTCTGCTCTAAGGGTAATAGAGAGCGGCGTGAAAATGTCCGTCGCTTCAGGTGAGCAGCACTAAGTAATAAAAACGGGGAAGCAGTCATGGATAGTCATCCAATTTTAAAACAGCTACGAAAATCCAGAGCGATCGCAATTACGCTTGCCGAACGCTGGTTGCGGGGAGGCGTTGAAGAGGTTTCACCCAAATATACTATATTCCGCTAGGAAAACTGTAGATTAAAGAAATAAAATTGTCGCATTCCCGAAACTGGGCGGCAATCGATAGCACGGTATGAGAACAAGAATTGCTTGACTGGCTGGAATTGCCCGATCATTTGGGTGCAATTGTATTGATTCTCTCTGTGCAGTCAAAAGCTGTGTAGTCAAAAGATGATGACGCGATCGCTCTAATGTACGATGCGGCTACAGGGGGCGGTTACGAGATAATCGGCTCATAGTAGAAAGCAAGGCTGTTGAAGGAAAGCGTTTAGATGTCCGAGCCATTACTCATCGTCGATGTGCAATCTGGTTTTATCAACGACTTCACGCATCATATTCCGGAGCGTGTTGTCCGCCTTCTCCAGCGTCACGAGTACGCGCCAGTTCTGTTTACACGCTTTATCAATGTGTCCGACGGCCCGTACTATCGCTTTTTGAACTGGCACGGCTGCGACAGCGACGCAGAAACAAACCTTGTCTCGGAACTCGAACCCTTTGCCAAACCAGAACTTGTGTTCTCAAAGTCGGGACTGTGCGGAATGCCAGACAAACTGGTGAACTACCTGCGCGAAAATTCGATTGAGCGGATTTCTGTCGTCGGTATCGATACCGATATGTGCGTATTGAAGATTGCAATGGATCTGTTCGATATCGGCATTGAACCACTTGTACTGACTGATTGCTGTGCCAGTACAGCAGGTTTGCAAGCGCATTTGGCGGGACTAGCGGTACTCAGCCGCAATATTGGTGCCCAACGGTTGCACGATGCGGGTCTTGGAGGAGGGATGCTAGCTGCGCCGTAGAAGCAGCAGATGATAAACGGTTCGGTTAGTAAAAAGATGCCAGAATTTTCCCTCTGTAGAGACCTGCCGTGTACACACAAGTAACTTATTTTGCTCAAAGCCTTCTCAGCCCTAACAAGAACAGCCGGGAGCCATATTCAAAGCCCCTCTGGGTGTCGGAGATGGGTTTGGGGAGAGGTCTGCCGACTTGTGTGTACACGATAGCTGTAGAGACGGGAAGCAGCACCACTTCCCATCTCTAAAATCTATGGAATTCAACGAATCATCAGAAAATGTGGGTGGAAACCCCGTTGTTTTACGACGGCTTTACAATGCTTTGCGGCACTCTCACAAAATAAATACTAGAATGTGAGAATGACACAAAAAGCTTTCAAGTACCGCTTCTATCCAACACAGTCGCAAGAAACCTTGCTTCGGAGAACGTTGGGCTGTACTCGATTGGTCTATAACCGCGCTCTCGCCGCAAGGACTGAGGCATGGTACGAACGGCAAGAGCGAGTGGGTTATACCCAAACTTCTAGTCTGCTGACTGAATGGAAAAAACAAGACGAACTTGATTTTCTTAACGAGGTCAGTTGTGTGCCGTTGCAGCAAGGCTTGAGACATCTGCAAACTGCTTTCACTAACTTCTTTGCAGGACGGGCGCAATACCCCAACTTTAAGAAGAAGCGTAATGGCGGTAGTGCAGAATTCACCAAGTCTGCTTTCAAATGGCGGGATGGTAAGTTGTTCTTGGCTAAAAGTCTTGAACCCTTGAACATCCGCTGGAGTCGAACCATTCCCGAAGGAGCAGAACCTTCCACCGTCACGGTAAAGCTCTCGCCTTCTGGACGTTGGATGGTTTCGTTGTTGGTAGATATAGAGATTAAACCATTGCCTGAGTCTCCTAACGTCGTTGGGATTGACTTGGGTATCACGAGCTTGATTGCTCTGAGTACGGGCGAAAAGATTGCAAACCCCAAAGGTTTTAAAGCTAAACGAGCCAAGCTGAAGAAAGCTCAGAAATCGTTGAGTCGTAAACAAAAGGGGTCTAACAATCGCTACAAAGCTTGCCTCAAAGTTGCTAAAGTCCATGCGGAAATTAGTGACGCTAGACTTGATTTTCTTCACAAGTTGACGATTCGGTTGGTGAGAGAGAACCAAACCATCGCCGTAGAAGACTTGGCTGTGAAGAATATGGTAAAGAATCGAAAACTCGCCCTCTCTATCAGTGATGCAAGTTGGGGCGAATTGGTCAGACAACTTGAGTACAAGTGTGATTGGTATAGTCGCACCTTGGTTAAGATTGACCGTTGGTTTCCGAGTTCTAAGCGGTGTGGCAATTGTGGACACATCGTTGAAAAGTTGCCGTTGAATATCCGGGAATGGGACTGTCCTAAGTGCAGCTCTCACCATGACCGGGATATCAATGCGGCACACAACATACTCGCCGCAGGGCTTGCGGTGAAAGTCTGTGGAGCGAACGTAAGACCGGATAGGCATAAGCCTGATGGCAGTTGCTATGAAGCAGAAAGATCCAAGAAGTGATTTTTGGAATCCCCACGCCTTCAGGCTGGGCAGGATGTCAACTTATTTGTTTTTCTGGAGAGTTTTCGCTTGCTCCAGCGTGATTTCTTTCAGTGACTGATAGGAACTAGCATTTGATGCCCCTTCAATCGCTTTCACAGCTAGATCCTGAACCTGCTTGAGCGCAGAATCGAGTTGTTTCGAGAGGTTGAGAATCCGCGAGTCCTGATTGCGAATCGTTTCCTCTAAAGACTGAATTCGCTGTTCGTGCAAACGCTTTTGCATTTCCACATCTTTAGCATATAAATCTGACTTAATTTTAGTTTGGTAATGGGCAATGCCTTTACCTTCTTCCTTGGCTTTTTTGATAGCCGCTTCCAGTTCCTTGGGAAATACTTCTACCTTAGCTTTCGCCTCATCATATTGTTTTTCTCGTTCAGCGATCGCTTTCTCCCGCTCATCCCATCGTTTCTCTTCTTCTTGCTGGAATTCTTCCAGTTGCTTATACAAACCTTTCTTGGTTTGCTCGTACTCGTCTTGGTTAATTTTGCGCTGGAGTTCTAGATCGTACTCATACTCTTGCACATCCCGCTGGCGCGTTTTAGCTTGCGTCTCATTGCGCTCCTTAATGGAGCGTTTACGCTCTTCTTGCTCTTTGAACCAAGCGCCTTTTTGCTCTAGTGTTTCTTGTTCTAAATTTTCCCGTCTCTGGCTAAGTTCCTCTTCAAAAGTTTTGGAACTTTCTTCATACTGTTGAATGAGCGTATCCAACATTCCTTCTGCGATTTCTAAATTATGTAGTTCTTCTAATTGTTTAACCTCTGTGGCGACTGAACCCCTGAGTTCTTGTAGCTTAGAAGCTTCTAACGTCAGTTTCTCTGACAACTCGCTGACAGCACTCCCGAATCCTAATTGCAGCTTTGCCAGACTTTCAATTACCCGCTCCATTTTTTGTTGATCCGCAGCAGCCTGATTCATTGTTATCCTCGATTCCAATGGTTGTTTGTCTTTAATCGCTGGTGGTTTACTTTGATTCAGTTGCTTCAGTTGCGAGTCTAAGGCTGCTTTCTCTTTACTTAATTCCTCATACGCCGCTAAGATTTCAGCCTTGGTGTTTTTGTCGTTGGGTTTTCTTGCCATTGATAATCTCCTATTTTTGAGAACCGCTATTTACTCGGGAGCTAGCTAGAAGCGAATTTCTAATTTCTCTTTTCGGTATTTGTCAATTTAGCGGAGGAATTGTCAAAGGCTCTCATGGCAATATCTTGTGCTTGCTTCAAGGCAGCTTGAAGTTGAGCAGTCATTTCTGTTATTTGTTCAGATTGTTTTTGAATTGTCTGCTCTAAGGATTGAATTTTAAATTCATTCGCCTGTTTAGTCGCTTCCCACTCTTTTTCATACAAATCAGCTTGCACTTTAGCATCTTGGTGAACGTCTTTAATTGCCTCTTCTCTAGCTTTTTTAACAGCGTCCTCCAATTCTTTAGGAAATCCTTCTATTTTCTTTTGATGCTCCGTAAATTCTGGTTGACGCTTTGTCAGATTGTTTTCTCGCTCTGACCACTGTTTTTCTTTCTCTTTTTCAGATTGTTGCAATTCCCGTTCCAGGTTTCGCTTAATTTCTTCGTACTCATCTGTCTCTATTTTCCGAGTACGTTCTAAATCGTATTGATACTCTTCAACTTCCCGTTGACGTTCGGCAGTTAATAGAGCATTTTGTTCTTGGAGTGTTATTTCAAATTCTTCCTGCTCTTTTTGCCAAGATTTGCGGATGGTAGACTGTTGTTTTTCCAGTGCTTCCCGTTCGCTGGCTGTTTTTTGTTCAAGGGATTTTAGGTTTTCTTGATGTTCTTGCGTTAAGATGTGCAGCGCATCTGCTACTACTCTGATTTGCTGAAGTTCTTGCAAATGCTGCGTTTCAATGTCTAGCGCCCGTTTTAATTCGTCTAACTTTGAAGTTTCACCCGTTAATTTTGAGGACAATCCAGAGACAATACTGCCAAACTCTAATTGCAGATCGGCTAAACCTTTGACAATACTATCGATGGTATAAGTGGAAGCCACTTGAAGAACTTCTTTGTTCTTTTCTTTTTCTGCTTCTTGTTCTTTAGTTGCGATTTTTGACTCGATTTTTTTCTTGTCTGCAATCAGTTGTTTGAAGGCTTCTAGAATCTGTTCTTTGCTGTCTTTGGATGCCACTTTATTCATGCTTTTTCTCCATAAAAAAGTTGCTCGGTTGCAGGTAAATTTCCTACAGCAGAGTGTTGCAATCTAACCCAATATTTTTTGGTTAAGGCTCGATCCCCCCTAACTCCTC
The Coleofasciculus sp. FACHB-1120 genome window above contains:
- a CDS encoding Crp/Fnr family transcriptional regulator, with translation MTASPFLLLSAAHLKRRTFSRRSLLPLEQNYLWRIETGVVRTLTWLEDGTTITLGLWGPGDIVGRVLSKADPYQIECLTLVEAKILPVSKCQEATESMILHIQQFQEFIEILHCKSVDASLLRLLTWLAKRFGREIEQGKQIDLRLTHQEIAELIGATRVTVTRLLNEFEKRGIIQRLPHRFIVLQEQQPFWHYEI
- a CDS encoding sulfite exporter TauE/SafE family protein; its protein translation is MSTLLLLLLLIGLIAGLAGGLFGIGGGSIMVPAMVWLLGLDQKIATGTSIAAQILPIGILGAIVYYRNNNLSIQYALIIAIGLVVGNLLGALLVNQPFMFLFTSGDTMKKLYGLLLLVIGLQYLLRR
- a CDS encoding cysteine hydrolase; translated protein: MSEPLLIVDVQSGFINDFTHHIPERVVRLLQRHEYAPVLFTRFINVSDGPYYRFLNWHGCDSDAETNLVSELEPFAKPELVFSKSGLCGMPDKLVNYLRENSIERISVVGIDTDMCVLKIAMDLFDIGIEPLVLTDCCASTAGLQAHLAGLAVLSRNIGAQRLHDAGLGGGMLAAP
- a CDS encoding IS1 family transposase; the protein is MKCPKCNATEISKNGHRKGRQCYKCKHCGRQFLDHYRPWQYSNDVKQLCLKMYLNGMGLRGIERVTEIHHTTILHWVREAGLSLPEAPEPEEIPEVTALDELQTFVGNKQNKLWIWTAVNHKQTGILAWRIGDRSAETFKPLWWIVKGWQSFFYVTDGWSVYPMFIQDGDHIVSKIYMTRVEGENTRLRHYLARLHRKTLCYSKSVEMLKCSLRLLLHYLKYRTVPLPA
- a CDS encoding RNA-guided endonuclease TnpB family protein; amino-acid sequence: MTQKAFKYRFYPTQSQETLLRRTLGCTRLVYNRALAARTEAWYERQERVGYTQTSSLLTEWKKQDELDFLNEVSCVPLQQGLRHLQTAFTNFFAGRAQYPNFKKKRNGGSAEFTKSAFKWRDGKLFLAKSLEPLNIRWSRTIPEGAEPSTVTVKLSPSGRWMVSLLVDIEIKPLPESPNVVGIDLGITSLIALSTGEKIANPKGFKAKRAKLKKAQKSLSRKQKGSNNRYKACLKVAKVHAEISDARLDFLHKLTIRLVRENQTIAVEDLAVKNMVKNRKLALSISDASWGELVRQLEYKCDWYSRTLVKIDRWFPSSKRCGNCGHIVEKLPLNIREWDCPKCSSHHDRDINAAHNILAAGLAVKVCGANVRPDRHKPDGSCYEAERSKK
- a CDS encoding DUF202 domain-containing protein, whose translation is MSNTQSKGRQNSSRVRDHLANERTYLAWMRTAIALMGFGVVIVRLRNFFPPQVHRPGNGWKLGLLFSLVGLVTVLLSSWHYFAIRDAIDEDTYEPTDRWVIVFSLAVTLLGAGVIYFVFTTPLNPMSSMVPE